Proteins co-encoded in one Hymenobacter swuensis DY53 genomic window:
- a CDS encoding Tll0287-like domain-containing protein, whose amino-acid sequence MRPLFRSLLLLPLLAACRPDQVEHLSNTKELAVEAANWEVKRIMPKDLLRATRWAGDSLTRTAERELRTVLAQKLQEGGVAAALPYCRPETLPATDSLAKVLQASLSRVSNRSRNPAHQASLTAAEQNPADTTRHVSRPGNELFTYQRPLVLQDKLCLRCHGTVGQDIPVADYALIKKQYPQDQATGYQLGQPMGVWRVSLQRSGVAEHWTMKTRKVMKKRKPLF is encoded by the coding sequence ATGCGCCCACTCTTCCGCTCCCTCCTGCTTCTGCCCCTGCTGGCGGCCTGCCGGCCCGACCAAGTAGAACACCTCAGCAACACCAAGGAGCTGGCCGTGGAGGCGGCAAACTGGGAAGTCAAGCGCATCATGCCCAAAGACCTGCTACGGGCCACCCGCTGGGCCGGCGACTCGCTCACGCGCACGGCCGAGCGGGAGCTGCGCACAGTGCTGGCCCAGAAGCTGCAGGAAGGCGGCGTGGCCGCCGCCCTGCCCTACTGCCGCCCCGAAACCCTACCCGCTACCGACTCGCTGGCGAAGGTATTGCAGGCTTCCCTCAGCAGAGTAAGCAACCGCTCGCGCAACCCGGCTCACCAGGCTTCCCTCACGGCCGCCGAGCAAAATCCCGCCGACACCACCCGCCACGTGTCCCGCCCCGGTAACGAGCTATTTACGTACCAGCGCCCTTTGGTGCTGCAGGATAAGCTCTGTCTGCGCTGCCACGGAACAGTAGGCCAGGATATTCCGGTCGCCGATTATGCCCTGATCAAAAAGCAATACCCCCAGGACCAGGCCACCGGTTACCAGCTAGGCCAGCCGATGGGCGTATGGCGCGTGAGCCTGCAACGTTCCGGCGTGGCCGAGCACTGGACGATGAAAACCCGTAAGGTGATGAAGAAACGTAAGCCACTATTTTAG
- a CDS encoding PorP/SprF family type IX secretion system membrane protein: MRGLRQVQHAQRLRFRKRGLLLAVCVTGVTGAHAQDLYFAQPYANRMQLNPAYAGLLDDYSVTLSYRNQFPTLAGTFQTSQLAADYRFRDQRSAAGLLVNYDRTGGVGYTRFQAGGVYAYHLRLNEQLSLSGGASVSYGLQRVSYGNLVFGDQLGDDGVEREFSLEVADYQPVHYVTGSVGGLLYGERFWLGVAAHHLNQPDLAFVTQTTLPLRLNLQGGYKLYFARTTEKQQDREISLAPTAGYTRQGGTQRAEAGLYFTTTPLTLGAVYRGLPLPGATRPQQILTAIAGVSVGSFRLGYSYDMSLSRFSNDLGGTHEISLALREFDSLEAAWRRLKRRNYPIIPCPAF, encoded by the coding sequence ATGAGAGGTTTACGTCAGGTCCAGCATGCTCAGCGCCTGCGCTTCCGGAAACGGGGGCTGCTGCTGGCCGTTTGCGTAACGGGCGTAACCGGTGCGCATGCCCAGGACCTTTATTTTGCCCAGCCCTACGCCAACCGAATGCAGCTGAACCCGGCCTACGCCGGCCTGCTCGACGATTACAGCGTGACGCTCAGCTACCGCAACCAGTTTCCCACACTGGCCGGCACCTTTCAAACCAGCCAGTTGGCCGCCGACTACCGTTTCCGGGACCAGCGCAGCGCCGCCGGCCTGCTGGTGAACTACGACCGGACGGGCGGCGTGGGGTACACGCGCTTCCAGGCGGGCGGTGTGTATGCCTACCACCTGCGGCTGAACGAACAGTTGAGCCTGAGCGGCGGGGCCTCGGTGAGCTACGGCCTGCAACGCGTGAGCTACGGCAATCTGGTATTTGGCGACCAGTTGGGAGATGACGGGGTGGAGCGCGAATTCAGTCTGGAGGTAGCCGATTACCAGCCGGTGCATTACGTGACGGGCAGCGTAGGCGGGCTGCTGTATGGGGAGCGGTTCTGGCTGGGCGTTGCGGCCCACCACCTAAACCAACCGGATCTGGCTTTCGTCACGCAAACCACGCTGCCGCTGCGCCTTAACCTGCAGGGAGGATATAAACTGTACTTTGCCCGGACAACTGAAAAGCAACAGGATCGGGAAATCAGCCTAGCGCCAACGGCCGGCTACACCCGGCAGGGCGGCACCCAACGGGCGGAAGCCGGGTTGTACTTTACGACGACCCCGCTCACGCTCGGGGCCGTGTACCGGGGCCTGCCGCTACCCGGCGCAACGCGGCCGCAGCAGATCCTAACGGCTATTGCCGGGGTAAGCGTGGGCAGCTTTCGGCTAGGCTACAGCTACGACATGAGCCTCAGCCGGTTCAGCAACGATTTGGGTGGGACCCACGAAATTTCGCTGGCCCTACGAGAGTTCGATTCGCTGGAAGCGGCCTGGCGTCGGCTAAAACGCCGTAATTACCCGATAATTCCTTGCCCAGCCTTCTAA
- a CDS encoding protoporphyrinogen/coproporphyrinogen oxidase, translating to MTSANSTQLPIIIIGAGMAGLSCANYLHRAGRPVLVLEAADAVGGRVRTDVTPEGFRLDRGFQVLLTRYPEVERLIDYGALHLKAFRSGAVIRLPDGKQTTLQNPLQQPAAAFSALTSRIGSLPDKLRIVSMVQHVRRFTSQQLLSRNSTNEVDTLTFLRQYGWSEQMIQNFFRPFFGGVFLDRGLSTAANFFEFVFKQFVEGEAVVPALGMQQIPEQLAARLPTGTVRLNTPVATLEGTSVQLQSGETLRASTVVLAVDGEAAAHLLPEPPVSTPPRAWRRTTCTYFAAPAAKGRADKLLRLNASSTALAHNVAFPSDVASAYAPAGHRLVSVSTHGEHGLSEADLTARLRQELTDWFGPEAAQWQHLRTYDIPYALPEYPAGQSVRQSLKIQDHLYRCGDYAAYPSLNAALASGREVAEMLLAS from the coding sequence ATGACTTCAGCCAACTCTACACAACTTCCCATTATTATCATCGGTGCGGGTATGGCGGGCCTTTCCTGCGCCAACTACCTGCACCGCGCCGGCCGACCCGTGCTGGTGCTGGAAGCCGCCGACGCCGTGGGTGGGCGTGTGCGCACCGATGTGACGCCCGAAGGCTTCCGCCTCGACCGGGGCTTTCAGGTACTGCTTACCCGCTACCCCGAAGTGGAGCGCCTCATCGACTACGGGGCGCTCCACCTGAAGGCCTTCCGCTCCGGGGCCGTCATCCGACTTCCCGATGGCAAGCAAACCACCCTGCAGAACCCCTTGCAGCAGCCCGCTGCGGCTTTTTCAGCCCTTACCTCGCGCATTGGCTCTTTGCCCGATAAGCTGCGCATCGTGAGCATGGTGCAGCACGTGCGGCGGTTTACCAGCCAGCAGCTGCTGAGCCGCAACTCCACCAACGAGGTGGACACGCTTACCTTCCTACGCCAATATGGCTGGAGCGAGCAGATGATTCAAAACTTCTTCCGGCCATTTTTTGGGGGCGTATTCCTGGACCGCGGCCTAAGCACGGCGGCCAATTTCTTTGAGTTCGTGTTCAAGCAGTTTGTGGAGGGCGAGGCCGTAGTGCCGGCCCTGGGCATGCAGCAGATTCCTGAGCAGCTGGCCGCCCGCCTGCCCACCGGCACCGTGCGGCTGAACACGCCCGTAGCGACCCTGGAAGGCACCAGCGTCCAGCTTCAGAGCGGCGAAACGCTCCGGGCATCTACCGTAGTGTTGGCCGTGGATGGCGAAGCCGCTGCCCACCTGCTGCCCGAGCCGCCGGTGTCCACGCCACCGCGGGCCTGGCGGCGCACCACCTGCACGTACTTTGCCGCCCCCGCCGCCAAAGGCCGCGCCGACAAGCTGCTGCGGCTCAACGCCTCCTCCACGGCCTTGGCCCACAATGTGGCTTTCCCCTCGGATGTAGCCTCGGCCTATGCTCCGGCCGGCCATCGGCTTGTTTCGGTGAGCACCCACGGCGAGCATGGCCTCTCCGAAGCCGACCTTACCGCCCGGCTCCGTCAGGAGCTAACCGACTGGTTCGGCCCCGAGGCGGCCCAGTGGCAACACCTGCGCACCTACGACATTCCATACGCCCTGCCTGAATACCCGGCCGGACAGTCGGTACGCCAGTCGCTCAAAATTCAGGACCACCTTTACCGCTGCGGCGACTACGCCGCCTACCCTTCTCTCAACGCCGCCCTGGCTTCCGGCCGCGAAGTAGCCGAAATGCTCTTGGCCAGTTAA
- a CDS encoding AsmA family protein, whose amino-acid sequence MRKFFVGLLIFLVLLVAALALAPVLFKDKIKAALDQQLAQRVRAKVEYDPANVDVTLLSTFPDLALRLNQLRVIGQDSFARDTLAYLPEVRVGLDLMSVVRGSQIKIKNITLEQPDLHIKVLKSGRANWDVYVSDSAAAAKGQDTTAVSLAIQGWHINNGRLRYEDLSIPFGMQLRGVNHSGSGDFEQNIFDMVSQTTAESFSMQYDGTEYVTNKRLDADVTLAMNLDKMLFTFKDNKVKLNDFPATFQGTIGLPNDTDITYDLTFKALETDFKTLLSLVPGAYNAQFKDLNASGKVAFDGYFKGVQNAVKMPGYGVNLQVKNGSFKYPQLPQQARNINVDMVVDNPSGFTNNVKVNVKQFHLDLGTNPIDGNVAIDGLEPMKVDGRVKANVDLAEMIKVYPVQDLLLRGKLFVDATAKGVYSKTQMPVVQARLNLTNGYVKSKQFPASIENLTLNGTVTNPTGQLNDTRVSIPQFRMLLDGEPLEGRVATQGVDKLAFDTDVHGTVDLTKLTRIFPLQGMTVTGRLNGNVAAKGNMADIEAGRYQSVVASGTVNARNVTYKSTDLPQGMKVTQATATFNNNQIALRNMTGSVGSSDIAASGTLSNYMGYLFTPGQPLRGALTVNSSRFNVNEWMVDEVSGQTTAIGGTAPATAQGVLQIPKFVDLALNSTVGQVVYDNLKLDNVKGTVTVRDETATLSNLTFNTLGGAFATNGSYSSKNLAHPKFNFGLNIKNLNFQNAFKAFNSIKTLVPLASQVDGIFSTNFNVSGEMGPDMMPVYSTLTGKGLFEVIRAAVGNSTALNQISNLTQFQELKRLVVENKDVAAEILNGNFIVKPFDFTVGQIKMTVGGSSNVNGNLEYVTALNVPTGQVGNQLNSKLTQLTGVQNLKGTDRVTLGLNIGGTMKNPVVKLTTGSVKAQAKDLVQNIVQAKVDDAKLQLQARAKVAQDSLQRELQRKQQEFTLKAQQELEKKRLEAQAKLQDKAKQGLNNILFGKPKPAPKPAEAPKPDPSPTEEPKAPTQTDSTGTGQ is encoded by the coding sequence ATGCGCAAATTCTTTGTCGGATTGCTGATTTTCCTGGTTCTGCTAGTAGCGGCCCTGGCCCTGGCCCCGGTACTGTTCAAGGATAAGATTAAGGCTGCTTTAGACCAGCAACTGGCCCAGCGGGTGCGGGCCAAGGTGGAGTACGACCCGGCTAATGTGGACGTGACCCTGCTCAGCACCTTCCCCGACTTGGCTTTGCGCCTGAACCAACTCCGCGTGATTGGCCAGGATTCCTTTGCCCGCGATACGCTGGCCTACCTGCCCGAGGTGCGGGTGGGCCTGGACCTGATGAGCGTGGTGCGCGGCAGCCAGATTAAAATCAAGAACATCACGCTGGAGCAGCCCGACCTGCATATTAAGGTGTTGAAAAGCGGCCGGGCCAACTGGGACGTGTACGTGTCGGACTCGGCGGCGGCGGCCAAGGGGCAGGATACTACGGCCGTGAGCCTGGCCATTCAGGGCTGGCATATTAATAACGGCCGCCTGCGCTACGAGGACCTGAGCATTCCCTTCGGCATGCAGCTGCGGGGAGTGAACCACTCGGGTTCCGGCGACTTCGAGCAGAACATCTTCGATATGGTCAGCCAGACCACGGCCGAAAGCTTCTCGATGCAGTACGACGGCACCGAGTACGTGACCAACAAGCGCCTCGACGCCGATGTGACCCTGGCCATGAACCTGGACAAGATGCTGTTCACGTTCAAGGACAACAAGGTGAAGCTGAACGACTTTCCAGCCACCTTCCAGGGCACCATCGGGCTGCCCAATGACACCGACATCACCTATGACCTCACCTTCAAGGCCCTCGAAACCGACTTCAAAACCCTGCTGAGCCTGGTGCCCGGGGCCTACAACGCGCAGTTCAAGGACCTGAACGCCAGCGGTAAGGTGGCCTTTGATGGTTATTTCAAGGGTGTACAGAACGCGGTGAAGATGCCCGGCTACGGCGTGAACCTGCAGGTGAAGAATGGCAGCTTCAAATACCCACAGTTGCCCCAGCAGGCCCGCAACATCAACGTAGACATGGTGGTGGATAACCCCTCGGGCTTCACCAACAACGTGAAGGTAAACGTGAAGCAGTTTCACTTAGACTTGGGCACCAACCCCATCGACGGCAACGTGGCCATCGACGGGCTGGAGCCGATGAAGGTGGACGGCCGCGTGAAGGCCAACGTGGACCTGGCCGAAATGATAAAGGTGTACCCCGTGCAGGACCTGCTGCTGCGCGGCAAGCTGTTCGTGGATGCTACGGCCAAGGGCGTGTACTCGAAAACCCAGATGCCCGTGGTGCAGGCCCGTTTGAATCTGACCAATGGCTACGTCAAGAGCAAGCAGTTCCCGGCATCCATTGAAAACCTAACCCTCAACGGCACCGTCACGAATCCCACCGGCCAACTCAACGACACCCGCGTGAGCATTCCGCAGTTCCGGATGCTGCTGGACGGCGAGCCGCTGGAAGGCCGCGTGGCCACTCAGGGCGTGGATAAGCTTGCCTTCGATACCGACGTGCACGGCACCGTGGACCTGACCAAGCTCACCCGCATCTTCCCGCTGCAGGGCATGACCGTAACGGGCCGCCTCAACGGCAACGTGGCGGCCAAAGGCAACATGGCCGACATCGAAGCTGGCCGCTACCAATCAGTAGTAGCCTCGGGCACGGTGAATGCCCGCAACGTCACTTACAAGAGCACCGACCTGCCCCAGGGTATGAAAGTGACCCAGGCCACGGCCACCTTCAACAATAACCAGATTGCCCTCCGGAACATGACCGGCTCGGTGGGTTCGTCGGATATTGCGGCCTCCGGCACCCTGTCCAACTACATGGGCTACCTGTTCACGCCCGGCCAGCCGCTGCGCGGCGCCCTCACCGTGAACAGCTCCCGCTTCAATGTAAACGAGTGGATGGTGGATGAAGTGAGTGGCCAGACCACTGCTATCGGCGGCACTGCCCCCGCCACCGCCCAGGGCGTTCTGCAGATTCCCAAGTTTGTGGATCTGGCCCTGAACTCCACCGTGGGCCAAGTGGTGTACGACAACCTGAAGCTGGATAACGTGAAGGGCACCGTCACCGTTCGCGACGAGACGGCCACCCTCTCCAACCTGACCTTTAACACCCTCGGCGGCGCGTTTGCCACCAACGGCAGCTACAGCAGCAAAAACCTGGCGCACCCGAAATTCAACTTCGGGCTCAACATCAAAAATCTCAACTTCCAGAACGCCTTCAAGGCCTTCAACTCCATCAAGACGCTGGTGCCGCTGGCCTCGCAAGTAGATGGCATCTTCTCCACTAACTTTAACGTGAGCGGGGAAATGGGCCCCGATATGATGCCCGTGTACAGCACCCTCACCGGCAAGGGCCTGTTTGAAGTAATAAGAGCCGCTGTAGGCAACTCCACTGCGCTCAACCAGATCAGTAACCTGACCCAATTCCAGGAGTTAAAGCGACTGGTAGTGGAGAACAAGGATGTGGCTGCCGAAATTCTCAATGGCAACTTCATCGTAAAGCCCTTCGACTTCACTGTGGGCCAGATCAAAATGACAGTGGGTGGTTCCAGCAATGTGAACGGCAACCTAGAATACGTAACCGCCCTCAACGTGCCCACCGGCCAGGTTGGCAACCAGCTCAACAGCAAGCTCACCCAGCTGACCGGCGTGCAGAACCTCAAAGGCACTGACCGTGTGACGCTGGGCCTTAATATCGGCGGCACTATGAAAAACCCGGTGGTGAAGCTCACCACTGGTAGCGTGAAAGCCCAAGCCAAAGACCTCGTCCAGAATATCGTGCAAGCCAAGGTAGATGACGCGAAGCTGCAACTACAAGCCCGCGCCAAAGTCGCTCAGGACAGTCTTCAGCGCGAGTTGCAGCGCAAGCAGCAGGAGTTCACGCTCAAGGCACAGCAGGAGCTGGAAAAGAAGCGCCTCGAAGCCCAAGCTAAGTTGCAGGACAAAGCCAAGCAGGGCCTCAACAACATCCTTTTCGGCAAACCCAAGCCGGCCCCCAAACCCGCCGAAGCTCCCAAGCCTGATCCTTCTCCCACCGAAGAACCCAAGGCGCCTACCCAAACCGATAGCACCGGAACGGGACAATAG
- a CDS encoding ComF family protein, whose translation MPLPAILSDFVGLIFPRVCLACHDPLARGEDHLCTGCRAQLPYADYHRLPPDQNPLARRFWGKLPVQHTLSYLRFQKHGRVQHLLHQLKYQGQQDVGRVLGRWYGQELTEAGLQAAFDLIVPVPLHARKLAQRGYNQADSFAEGLAQGLQLPWHAAALHRVMNTKSQTRKNRMERWENVETVFEVAEPNLVHGQRVLVVDDVLTTGATLEACCAVLLAAGAREVSIATIATADR comes from the coding sequence ATGCCGTTACCCGCTATCCTCTCCGATTTCGTCGGGCTCATTTTCCCACGCGTGTGTCTGGCCTGCCACGACCCGTTGGCTCGGGGCGAAGACCACCTCTGCACCGGCTGCCGCGCCCAGCTGCCCTATGCCGACTATCACCGCCTCCCCCCTGACCAGAACCCGCTGGCCCGCCGTTTCTGGGGCAAGCTGCCCGTACAGCATACGCTCAGTTACCTGCGCTTTCAAAAGCACGGCCGGGTGCAGCACCTGCTCCACCAACTCAAGTACCAGGGCCAGCAGGACGTAGGCCGCGTGCTGGGCCGCTGGTACGGGCAGGAGCTCACGGAAGCCGGACTGCAGGCTGCTTTTGACCTCATTGTGCCGGTGCCGCTGCACGCCCGCAAGCTGGCCCAGCGCGGCTACAACCAAGCCGACAGCTTCGCTGAGGGCCTGGCGCAGGGCCTGCAGCTGCCCTGGCACGCCGCCGCCCTGCACCGCGTTATGAACACTAAGTCCCAGACCCGCAAAAACCGCATGGAACGCTGGGAAAACGTGGAAACCGTATTCGAAGTGGCCGAGCCGAATCTAGTACACGGCCAGCGTGTTCTGGTGGTTGATGACGTACTGACCACCGGTGCCACACTCGAAGCCTGCTGTGCCGTGCTCCTCGCCGCCGGAGCCCGCGAAGTCAGCATCGCCACCATCGCCACCGCCGACCGCTAA
- a CDS encoding SUMF1/EgtB/PvdO family nonheme iron enzyme, producing MNFSKYLRFAVVGACALAACKGGPPTATKPGKYSSTTGIEYNTEEGMKVSDYQGIPDGPGLVFIEGGRTVLGSAEEDIAMTHDNMERTVTLASFYMDEAEVANIHWLEYLHYVRKDSSEEFYQSALPDTTVWARELSFNDPYVDYYLRYPGFRYFPVVGVSWLQANDYCTWRTAKVNERLAGESGGGDDSGSSSGGGLFGRKKKKGDSGDAAEGTSEDGGGTKIAIENGNTLPNYRLPTEAEWEYAAQALIGTQETGNENQENKRIYPWDGRQVRNPYGKGMGQFLANFKRGRGDYAGIAGSLNDGAMITEYIYNYPPNDYGLYNMSGNVNEWVQDIYRPLSYEDVEDLNPFRRNGFLDPTEKYDKKGYQSLIDDHVRVYKGGSWRDVAYWLSPGTRRFMAEDSATATIGFRCAMINAGSNK from the coding sequence ATGAATTTTTCCAAGTACCTGCGCTTTGCTGTAGTGGGAGCCTGCGCCCTGGCCGCCTGTAAAGGTGGTCCGCCCACGGCTACCAAACCCGGTAAGTACAGCTCCACGACGGGCATTGAGTACAATACCGAGGAAGGTATGAAGGTGTCTGACTACCAAGGCATCCCGGATGGCCCCGGTCTGGTGTTTATCGAAGGTGGCCGCACCGTGCTGGGGTCTGCCGAAGAGGACATTGCCATGACCCACGACAACATGGAGCGCACCGTCACGCTGGCTTCCTTCTATATGGATGAAGCCGAGGTGGCCAACATCCACTGGCTGGAGTACCTGCACTACGTGCGCAAGGACTCGTCGGAAGAATTCTACCAGTCGGCTTTGCCCGACACCACCGTGTGGGCCCGTGAGCTGTCGTTCAACGACCCCTACGTGGATTACTACCTGCGCTACCCCGGCTTCCGCTACTTCCCCGTGGTGGGCGTGAGCTGGTTGCAGGCCAACGACTATTGCACCTGGCGTACGGCTAAGGTAAACGAGCGTCTGGCCGGCGAGAGCGGCGGCGGTGACGACAGCGGCAGCAGCAGCGGCGGCGGACTGTTCGGCAGAAAGAAGAAGAAAGGCGACAGCGGCGACGCGGCAGAAGGCACGTCAGAAGACGGTGGCGGCACCAAGATTGCCATCGAGAACGGCAACACCTTGCCCAACTACCGCCTGCCTACCGAGGCAGAGTGGGAGTATGCAGCCCAAGCTCTCATCGGGACCCAGGAAACCGGCAACGAAAACCAGGAGAACAAGCGCATCTACCCGTGGGATGGTCGTCAGGTGCGGAACCCGTACGGCAAAGGCATGGGCCAGTTCCTGGCTAACTTCAAGCGTGGCCGTGGTGACTACGCCGGTATTGCTGGCTCGCTCAACGACGGCGCCATGATTACGGAGTACATCTACAACTACCCGCCTAACGACTACGGCCTGTACAACATGTCGGGCAACGTGAACGAGTGGGTGCAGGATATCTACCGCCCGCTCTCGTACGAAGACGTGGAAGATCTGAACCCCTTCCGTCGGAACGGCTTCCTTGACCCCACCGAGAAGTACGACAAGAAAGGCTACCAGTCGCTCATCGATGACCACGTACGCGTGTACAAAGGCGGTTCATGGCGCGATGTAGCCTACTGGCTCTCGCCCGGTACGCGTCGTTTCATGGCCGAAGACTCGGCTACCGCTACCATCGGTTTCCGTTGCGCCATGATCAACGCCGGCTCGAACAAATAA
- a CDS encoding carboxymuconolactone decarboxylase family protein — protein sequence MSLVSEFNDYRQRMNEKILAADNKVIKRFFNLDTNTYQEGALDVKTKEIVGLACSMVLRCDDCIKYHLGKCFEEKLTDEEVYEVFAIANLIGGSIVIPHFRRAVEYWEALKEEAVTPAPEHSHDA from the coding sequence ATGAGCCTCGTTTCTGAATTCAACGATTACCGCCAGCGGATGAATGAAAAAATCCTGGCGGCCGATAACAAGGTCATCAAGCGGTTCTTCAACCTCGACACCAATACCTACCAGGAGGGGGCCCTCGACGTGAAAACCAAGGAGATTGTAGGCCTGGCCTGCTCCATGGTGCTGCGCTGCGACGACTGCATCAAGTATCACTTGGGCAAATGCTTTGAGGAAAAGCTCACCGACGAGGAAGTATACGAGGTGTTTGCCATTGCCAACCTCATCGGGGGCAGCATTGTGATTCCGCACTTCCGCCGGGCCGTGGAGTATTGGGAGGCCCTGAAGGAGGAGGCCGTAACGCCTGCCCCCGAGCATTCGCACGACGCGTAA
- a CDS encoding exodeoxyribonuclease III has protein sequence MNIISYNLNGLRSALSKGLAEWVQQTRPDVLCVQEIKAGREVLDVSALTELGYHAYLYPAQKPGYSGVAIFSLEKPQAVTEGCGQGCYDDEGRVLRLDFEHCSVLNTYMPSGTSGPERQAFKVEWLRFFRRYVQELQAAGVPPLVIAGDFNCCQAEIDIRNAKTNQNSPGFTPEERQWFKDFLADGFTDSFRHHHGPVPDRYSWWTYRGGARARNVGWRLDHLLVDNALVPHIRHADLLHDVVHSDHCPAQLELQF, from the coding sequence GTGAACATCATCTCCTATAACCTCAACGGGCTACGCTCAGCCCTCAGCAAAGGCCTGGCCGAATGGGTGCAGCAAACGCGGCCCGATGTGCTTTGCGTACAGGAAATCAAGGCCGGTCGGGAGGTGCTCGATGTGTCAGCACTGACGGAACTGGGCTACCACGCCTACCTGTATCCAGCCCAGAAGCCGGGGTATAGCGGTGTGGCCATCTTCTCGCTGGAAAAGCCTCAGGCCGTGACCGAAGGCTGCGGCCAGGGCTGCTACGACGACGAGGGGCGGGTGCTGCGCTTGGATTTCGAGCATTGCTCGGTACTGAATACCTACATGCCTTCCGGCACCAGTGGGCCGGAGCGGCAGGCGTTTAAGGTGGAGTGGCTGCGCTTTTTCCGGCGCTACGTGCAGGAGCTGCAGGCGGCCGGTGTGCCGCCGCTGGTTATTGCCGGGGATTTCAACTGCTGCCAAGCAGAAATTGACATTCGCAACGCCAAGACCAACCAGAATAGCCCCGGCTTCACCCCCGAGGAGCGGCAGTGGTTCAAGGACTTCCTGGCTGACGGCTTTACCGACTCGTTCCGTCACCACCACGGCCCTGTGCCCGACCGGTACTCGTGGTGGACGTACCGGGGTGGGGCTCGGGCCCGTAATGTAGGTTGGCGGCTGGATCATCTGCTGGTAGATAATGCCTTAGTGCCGCACATTCGCCACGCCGATTTACTGCACGACGTCGTGCATTCAGACCACTGCCCGGCTCAGCTGGAGCTACAGTTCTAG
- a CDS encoding DUF4382 domain-containing protein, protein MTVFRPFAYALLSAPLWLAACSNDNNSAGNAKLEVRLMDAPGDFQSVVLDVRQIEVHTLDEGNPDGWQTLPFQAQAINVMEYVNGRSALLVNTDFAAGDLKEIRLLLGPNSYVIGRDGQRYDLKTPSGQTSGVKLKLDKATLRNRETYQLLLDFDVAKSIVERGNWNPNNDKKERYLLKPVVRVVAQDIKGGLRGTITPAAALPQVLAIRSSITLPDTFSTTADASGAFQLYALPSGTYRVELYPTTVAPVGQPAYKSKVLPNVNVVNDQSTDLGQVSLN, encoded by the coding sequence ATGACTGTTTTTCGCCCCTTCGCATACGCGCTCTTATCGGCCCCCCTATGGCTGGCCGCCTGTAGCAACGACAATAACTCGGCTGGCAATGCCAAACTTGAGGTGCGCTTGATGGATGCCCCCGGCGACTTCCAGTCCGTGGTACTGGATGTGCGTCAAATTGAAGTACACACCTTGGATGAGGGCAACCCCGACGGGTGGCAGACGCTCCCGTTCCAGGCCCAAGCCATCAACGTGATGGAATACGTTAACGGTCGGTCGGCCTTGCTAGTTAATACCGATTTCGCCGCCGGCGACCTGAAAGAAATTCGCCTGTTGCTCGGCCCCAACAGCTACGTCATCGGCCGGGACGGTCAGCGCTATGATCTGAAAACGCCCAGCGGCCAGACCTCCGGGGTGAAGCTCAAGCTGGACAAAGCCACGCTCCGCAACCGGGAAACCTACCAGCTCCTGCTGGATTTCGACGTAGCGAAGTCCATCGTAGAGCGCGGCAACTGGAACCCCAACAACGATAAGAAGGAACGGTATCTGCTCAAGCCTGTAGTGCGGGTGGTTGCCCAAGATATTAAAGGTGGTCTGCGCGGGACAATAACACCGGCAGCGGCCCTGCCGCAGGTGTTGGCTATCCGTTCTTCCATCACCTTACCCGACACGTTCAGCACTACCGCTGATGCGTCCGGCGCGTTTCAACTCTACGCCTTGCCCTCCGGCACTTACCGCGTCGAGCTCTACCCGACTACTGTTGCACCAGTTGGCCAACCTGCGTACAAGAGCAAGGTATTGCCTAACGTAAACGTGGTCAACGACCAAAGCACTGATCTGGGCCAAGTATCGTTGAATTAG